The following coding sequences are from one Melanotaenia boesemani isolate fMelBoe1 chromosome 17, fMelBoe1.pri, whole genome shotgun sequence window:
- the wdyhv1 gene encoding protein N-terminal glutamine amidohydrolase isoform X1, translated as MTEEDKITPGRENCVYTSCYCEENVWKLCEYVRTERTAPLEQLCVVFISNDKRMVPLWKQKSGHGDQPVIWDYHVVLIQVGLQSDSLVYDLDSELPFPCSLRLYAAQAFRSDHFIRPEFHRKLRVIPADSFLLNFASDRSHMRNSDGTWKMPPPSYPPIRTAECQMNLDDFISMNPAIGWGTVFSLDQFLHRYIGNPASSSSLSSSSSSAAVSR; from the exons ATGACGGAAGAAGATAAAATCACACCGGGACGCGAAAATTGCGTTTATACCAGCTGTTACTG TGAAGAAAATGTTTGGAAGCTCTGTGAGTATGTCAGAACAGAGAGAACGGCTCCACTGGAACAGCTGTGCGTGGTTTTCATCTCTAATGACAAGCGAATG GTTCCTCTTTGGAAACAGAAGTCCGGCCATGGAGACCAGCCAGTCATCTGG GACTACCATGTGGTTCTGATCCAGGTGGGTCTTCAGTCAGACTCTCTGGTTTATGATCTAGACTCTGAGCTGCCGTTTCCCTGCAGTCTGCGACTGTACGCCGCCCAGGCTTTCCGCTCTGACCACTTCATCAGACCTGAGTTTCACAG GAAGTTACGAGTGATTCCTGCAGATAGCTTCCTATTGAACTTTGCATCCGATCGATCTCACATGAGGAACTCTGACGGAACCTGGAAGATGCCCCCACCCTCCTACCCCCCAATACGCACAGCAG AGTGTCAGATGAACCTGGATGACTTCATCAGTATGAACCCTGCTATTGGCTGGGGCACAGTCTTCAGCCTGGACCAGTTCCTGCATAGATACATAGGAAATCctgcctcatcttcatcattgtcttcatcatcctcatcagcaGCGGTGTCTCGGTAG
- the wdyhv1 gene encoding protein N-terminal glutamine amidohydrolase isoform X2, with the protein MTVYCEENVWKLCEYVRTERTAPLEQLCVVFISNDKRMVPLWKQKSGHGDQPVIWDYHVVLIQVGLQSDSLVYDLDSELPFPCSLRLYAAQAFRSDHFIRPEFHRKLRVIPADSFLLNFASDRSHMRNSDGTWKMPPPSYPPIRTAECQMNLDDFISMNPAIGWGTVFSLDQFLHRYIGNPASSSSLSSSSSSAAVSR; encoded by the exons ATGACAGTTTATTG TGAAGAAAATGTTTGGAAGCTCTGTGAGTATGTCAGAACAGAGAGAACGGCTCCACTGGAACAGCTGTGCGTGGTTTTCATCTCTAATGACAAGCGAATG GTTCCTCTTTGGAAACAGAAGTCCGGCCATGGAGACCAGCCAGTCATCTGG GACTACCATGTGGTTCTGATCCAGGTGGGTCTTCAGTCAGACTCTCTGGTTTATGATCTAGACTCTGAGCTGCCGTTTCCCTGCAGTCTGCGACTGTACGCCGCCCAGGCTTTCCGCTCTGACCACTTCATCAGACCTGAGTTTCACAG GAAGTTACGAGTGATTCCTGCAGATAGCTTCCTATTGAACTTTGCATCCGATCGATCTCACATGAGGAACTCTGACGGAACCTGGAAGATGCCCCCACCCTCCTACCCCCCAATACGCACAGCAG AGTGTCAGATGAACCTGGATGACTTCATCAGTATGAACCCTGCTATTGGCTGGGGCACAGTCTTCAGCCTGGACCAGTTCCTGCATAGATACATAGGAAATCctgcctcatcttcatcattgtcttcatcatcctcatcagcaGCGGTGTCTCGGTAG
- the bop1 gene encoding ribosome biogenesis protein bop1 isoform X1 — MEGSRGNVQNIELRAEMKKVREKTQKKRSNEDDEEDQDQFFSNKPAEKGEDDDLSDSEDSVYSGLEDSGSDSEDEEEEEKEEGSLDDDDDDDDNDGESQIAVKKNKKKEGGEIEGKEKKEDEYEHDTSDEEDIRNTVGNIPMEWYKDFPHIGYDLDGKKIYKPIRNKDELDEFLDKMENPDYWRTVHDKQTGTDVVLSDEQVELVNRLQRGQFGDLNFNEYQPSVEFFTKDVMIHPVTNRPADKRSFIPSLIEKEKVSKLVHAIKMGWIKPRRVKDDSKERYYDLWANEDSSFLAKHRMHLPAPKIPLPGHEESYNPPPEYLFTDEERALWEQQDPSDRKLQFVPKRFSNLRQVPAFPRFIHERFERCLDLYLCPRQRKMRVNVNPEDLIPKLPKPKDLQPFPTTQSLVYRGHSGLVRSISVSPSGQWLASGSDDGSVKFWEVCSSRCMKTVQVGGAVKSVAWNPNQSVCLVAVALDSVVLILSPSLADRQVISASERLLTSQQEEGPSEGSEPVVWSEVEGEELNKGVRIKIQHPKAVHQVTWHAKGDYLASVMPDHSSHLQVFIHQVSRRRSQNPFRKNKGLVQSVSFHPIRPYFFVATQRSVRIYNLVKQEMTKKLQANSKWISSIAVHPGGDHVISGSYDCRLSWFDLDLSTKPYKMLRHHKKAVRSVAYHRTYPLFASASDDGSVIVCHGTVYNDLLQNPLIVPVKVLRGHAITHDLGVLDVKFHPTQPWIFSSGADATIRLFT; from the exons ATGGAGGGGAGTAGAGGAAACGTGCAAAATATCGAACTGAGAGCGGAGATGAAGAAAGTACGAGAGAAAACCCAGAAAAAGAGGAGTAACGAGGACGACGAAGAGGATCAGGATCAG TTCTTCAGCAACAAACCTGCTGAGAAAGGTGAGGATGATGATCTGTCTGACAGCGAGGACAGCGTCTACTCAGGACTGGAGGATTCCGGGAGTGATTCAGAGGacgaggaagaagaagagaaggaagaaggatcacttgatgatgatgatgatgatgatgataatgatggagAAAGTCAG ATAGCTgtgaagaagaacaagaagaaggagggaggagagattgaaggaaaagaaaagaaagaagacgaGTATGAACACGACACTTCAGATGAAGAG gACATCAGGAACACAGTGGGGAACATTCCTATGGAGTGGTACAAAGACTTCCCTCACATTGGCTATGATCTAGATGGGAAGAAGATCTATAAGCCAATCAGAAACAAGGATGAGCTTGATGAGTTCTTGGACAAAATGGAGAATCCTGACTACTG GAGAACGGTTCATGACAAGCAGACGGGAACTGATGTGGTGCTGTCAGACGAGCAGGTGGAGCTGGTGAATCGTCTGCAGAGGGGCCAGTTTGGAGACCTCAACTTTAATGAGTACCAG ccgTCCGTGGAGTTCTTCACTAAAGATGTAATGATTCATCCAGTCACCAACAGACCCGCAGACAAACGCAGCTTCATCCCATCACTGATTGAGAAGGAGAag GTTTCTAAACTGGTACACGCTATCAAGATGGGTTGGATCAAACCTCGGCGGGTAAAGGATGACAGCAAAGAGCGCTACTATGACCTGTGGGCCAATGAGGATTCTTCTTTTTTGGCCAAACATAGGATGCACTTGCCTGCTCCCAAAATCCCTCTTCCAGGTCATGAGGAATCATATAACCCTCCACCTGAATACCTATTCACAGATGAGGAG CGCGCTCTATGGGAGCAGCAGGATCCGTCAGACAGGAAGTTGCAGTTTGTTCCCAAGAGGTTCTCAAACCTCCGTCAGGTTCCAGCATTTCCTCGGTTTATCCATGAGAGGTTTGAGCGCTGCCTCGACCTCTATTTGTGTCCACGACAGAGGAAGATGAGG GTGAATGTGAATCCAGAGGATCTAATTCCCAAGCTTCCCAAACCAAAAGACCTACAGCCGTTTCCAACAACACAGTCTCTG GTGTACCGAGGTCACAGTGGTCTTGTTCGTTCCATCAGTGTGTCTCCATCAGGACAGTGGCTTGCATCGg GTAGTGATGATGGCTCTGTCAAATTCTGGGAGGTGTGTTCGTCTCGATGTATGAAGACTGTTCAAGTGGGCGGAGCTGTTAAGAGTGTCGCATGGAACCCCAACCAATCTGTCTGCCTTGTGGCTGTTGCTCT GGACTCTGTAGTCTTGATCCTGTCTCCCTCTCTGGCAGACAGACAGGTCATCTCTGCATCAGAGCGACTCCTTACCAGTCAACAGGAAGAGGGGCCATCAGAAGGGTCAGAACCTGTTGTCTGGTCAGAGGTTGAGGGGGAGGAGCTAAACAAGGGGGTCCGCATTAAAATCCAACATCCCAAA GCTGTTCACCAGGTGACATGGCATGCTAAAGGAGACTACCTAGCATCGGTGATGCCAGACCATTCAAGCCACTTACAGGTGTTTATCCACCAAGTGAGCCGAAGGCGGAGCCAGAACCCTTTCAGGAAAAACAAAGGTCTAGTTCAGTCCGTGTCCTTCCACCCTATCAGGCCTTATTTCTTTGTAGCAACACAGCGCTCTGTTAGGATCTACAATCTTGTCAAACAGGAAATGACCAAAAAACTACAAGCCAACTCCAAGTGGATCTCCAGCATAGCCGTGCACCCAGGGG GTGATCATGTGATCAGTGGGAGCTATGACTGCAGGCTGAGCTGGTTTGACCTCGATCTGTCAACAAAACCATACAAGATGCTACG ACACCATAAAAAGGCCGTGAGGAGTGTAGCCTATCACAGAACTTACCCGCTGTTTGCCTCAGCATCTGATGATGGATCAGTTATTGTCTGTCATGGAACTGTTTACAA TGACCTGCTGCAAAACCCGCTGATAGTCCCAGTTAAAGTCCTCAGAGGCCACGCAATCACTCATGACCTTGGTGTTCTGGATGTGAAGTTTCATCCCACACAACCTTGGATCTTTTCCTCCGGAGCTGATGCCACCATCCGTCTCTTCACCTAA
- the hsf1 gene encoding heat shock factor protein 1 isoform X1 produces MMEYPGGGVLNSGNVPAFLTKLWTLVEDPDTDPLICWSPSGTSFHVFDQGRFSKEVLPKFFKHNNMASFIRQLNMYGFRKVVHIEQGGLVKPEKDDTEFAHPFFIRGQEHLLENIKRKVTNVSSVRQEEVKICTEEVSKILSDVQLMKGKQETIDSRIITMKHENEALWREVASLRQKHTQQQKVVNKLIQFLVSLVQTNRIMGVKRKIPLMLNDSTSTHSMPKYSRPFTLEHLQSAASLFPADSPLNSGPIISDITEVSTSTPDGEICDWTDPGESQSVGIKEEPSSPEVEVCPVLEDEPPNVETPFSPTTFINSILQDEIQPAPVTSTTTTTASTTATPAASSIVVMSPSSTGFLPSAPVSQSPDLVAPPNSASASIPTTLQQKCQTIACIDRFLLPPSAGGLSPEVWRVISTQPDKCELSDHVDSIDSSLENLQTILNSQTFSFDTSPVMEFFSSSSPSAEFDLESLDTLLSEEAPKENEGRSGKQLVQYTATPVQMSEPVSLADSGTDLPSLLELEGQPFFSTDTTTDDPTDVLLSHKQFDSNL; encoded by the exons ATGATGGAGTATCCTGGAGGAGGTGTATTAAACAGCGGGAACGTCCCGGCCTTCCTAACGAAACTATGGACCCTGGTGGAAGACCCGGACACCGATCCGCTTATCTGCTGGAGCCCG AGTGGAACCAGCTTTCATGTGTTTGACCAAGGACGGTTCTCTAAAGAGGTTCTGCCAAAGTTCTTCAAGCACAACAACATGGCCAGCTTCATCCGACAGCTCAACATGT ATGGTTTCCGTAAGGTGGTTCACATTGAGCAAGGTGGTTTGGTGAAACCAGAGAAAGACGACACAGAGTTTGCGCACCCATTCTTTATTAGAGGACAAGAACACCTGCTGGAGAACATCAAACGCAAAGTCACCAAT GTGTCGTCAGTCCGACAGGAAGAAGTGAAGATCTGTACAGAGGAAGTGAGCAAGATTCTGAGCGACGTGCAGCTGATgaagggaaaacaggaaaccatTGACTCCAGAATCATCACTATGAAACA TGAGAACGAGGCTCTATGGAGGGAGGTGGCCAGTTTGAGACAGAAACATACTCAGCAACAAAAAGTCGTCAACAAG CTGATCCAGTTTTTGGTGTCCCTTGTCCAGACCAATAGGATCATGGGAGTCAAGCGGAAGAT TCCTCTGATGCTCAATGACTCCACCTCTACCCACTCTATGCCTAAATACAGCCGGCCCTTCACATTGGAGCATCTGCAG TCTGCAGCCAGTCTATTCCCAGCTGACTCCCCCCTGAATTCTGGGCCGATCATCTCTGACATTACAGAGGTTTCCACATCCACCCCAGATGGTGAAATCTGTGATTGGACTGACCCAGG AGAAAGCCAGTCAGTTGGTATTAAAGAAGAGCCGTCCAGTCCTGAAGTGGAGGTGTGTCCTGTTTTGGAGGATGAGCCTCCAAATGTAGAAACCCCCTTCtccccgaccaccttcatcaACTCCATCCTTCAGGATGAGATACAGCCAGCACCAGTTACGTCCACCACCACTACCACCGCCTCCACCACTGCCACCCCAGCAG CCAGCTCCATTGTTGTGATGAGCCCATCTTCTACTGGGTTCCTCCCGTCAGCCCCAGTCAGCCAATCACCTGACCTTGTTGCCCCCCCAAACTCTGCCTCAGCCTCCATCCCCACCACACTTCAACAGAAATGTCAAACCATCGCCTGTATTGACAG ATTCCTCCTTCCTCCCTCTGCAGGTGGACTCTCACCTGAAGTTTGGCGGGTCATATCAACACAACCTGACAA gtgTGAACTTTCTGATCATGTTGACAGCATTGACAGCAGCTTGGAAAACCTACAGACTATTTTGAACTCGCAAACTTTCTCCTTCGACACATCTCCAGTAATGGAA TTTTTCAGTTCGTCCAGTCCCTCTGCAGAGTTTGACCTTGAAAGTTTGGACACT CTGCTGTCTGAAGAAGCcccaaaagaaaatgaaggcCGTTCAG GGAAGCAGCTGGTGCAGTACACAGCCACACCTGTCCAAATGTCTGAACCAGTCAGCCTGGCGGATAGTGGCACTGACCTGCCATCCCTGCTGGAGTTGGAGGGACAGCCTTTCTTCAGCACTGACACGACCACTGATGATCCAACCGACGTCCTGCTGAGCCACAAGCAATTTGACTCTAACCTCTGA
- the bop1 gene encoding ribosome biogenesis protein bop1 isoform X2, with translation MEGSRGNVQNIELRAEMKKVREKTQKKRSNEDDEEDQFFSNKPAEKGEDDDLSDSEDSVYSGLEDSGSDSEDEEEEEKEEGSLDDDDDDDDNDGESQIAVKKNKKKEGGEIEGKEKKEDEYEHDTSDEEDIRNTVGNIPMEWYKDFPHIGYDLDGKKIYKPIRNKDELDEFLDKMENPDYWRTVHDKQTGTDVVLSDEQVELVNRLQRGQFGDLNFNEYQPSVEFFTKDVMIHPVTNRPADKRSFIPSLIEKEKVSKLVHAIKMGWIKPRRVKDDSKERYYDLWANEDSSFLAKHRMHLPAPKIPLPGHEESYNPPPEYLFTDEERALWEQQDPSDRKLQFVPKRFSNLRQVPAFPRFIHERFERCLDLYLCPRQRKMRVNVNPEDLIPKLPKPKDLQPFPTTQSLVYRGHSGLVRSISVSPSGQWLASGSDDGSVKFWEVCSSRCMKTVQVGGAVKSVAWNPNQSVCLVAVALDSVVLILSPSLADRQVISASERLLTSQQEEGPSEGSEPVVWSEVEGEELNKGVRIKIQHPKAVHQVTWHAKGDYLASVMPDHSSHLQVFIHQVSRRRSQNPFRKNKGLVQSVSFHPIRPYFFVATQRSVRIYNLVKQEMTKKLQANSKWISSIAVHPGGDHVISGSYDCRLSWFDLDLSTKPYKMLRHHKKAVRSVAYHRTYPLFASASDDGSVIVCHGTVYNDLLQNPLIVPVKVLRGHAITHDLGVLDVKFHPTQPWIFSSGADATIRLFT, from the exons ATGGAGGGGAGTAGAGGAAACGTGCAAAATATCGAACTGAGAGCGGAGATGAAGAAAGTACGAGAGAAAACCCAGAAAAAGAGGAGTAACGAGGACGACGAAGAGGATCAG TTCTTCAGCAACAAACCTGCTGAGAAAGGTGAGGATGATGATCTGTCTGACAGCGAGGACAGCGTCTACTCAGGACTGGAGGATTCCGGGAGTGATTCAGAGGacgaggaagaagaagagaaggaagaaggatcacttgatgatgatgatgatgatgatgataatgatggagAAAGTCAG ATAGCTgtgaagaagaacaagaagaaggagggaggagagattgaaggaaaagaaaagaaagaagacgaGTATGAACACGACACTTCAGATGAAGAG gACATCAGGAACACAGTGGGGAACATTCCTATGGAGTGGTACAAAGACTTCCCTCACATTGGCTATGATCTAGATGGGAAGAAGATCTATAAGCCAATCAGAAACAAGGATGAGCTTGATGAGTTCTTGGACAAAATGGAGAATCCTGACTACTG GAGAACGGTTCATGACAAGCAGACGGGAACTGATGTGGTGCTGTCAGACGAGCAGGTGGAGCTGGTGAATCGTCTGCAGAGGGGCCAGTTTGGAGACCTCAACTTTAATGAGTACCAG ccgTCCGTGGAGTTCTTCACTAAAGATGTAATGATTCATCCAGTCACCAACAGACCCGCAGACAAACGCAGCTTCATCCCATCACTGATTGAGAAGGAGAag GTTTCTAAACTGGTACACGCTATCAAGATGGGTTGGATCAAACCTCGGCGGGTAAAGGATGACAGCAAAGAGCGCTACTATGACCTGTGGGCCAATGAGGATTCTTCTTTTTTGGCCAAACATAGGATGCACTTGCCTGCTCCCAAAATCCCTCTTCCAGGTCATGAGGAATCATATAACCCTCCACCTGAATACCTATTCACAGATGAGGAG CGCGCTCTATGGGAGCAGCAGGATCCGTCAGACAGGAAGTTGCAGTTTGTTCCCAAGAGGTTCTCAAACCTCCGTCAGGTTCCAGCATTTCCTCGGTTTATCCATGAGAGGTTTGAGCGCTGCCTCGACCTCTATTTGTGTCCACGACAGAGGAAGATGAGG GTGAATGTGAATCCAGAGGATCTAATTCCCAAGCTTCCCAAACCAAAAGACCTACAGCCGTTTCCAACAACACAGTCTCTG GTGTACCGAGGTCACAGTGGTCTTGTTCGTTCCATCAGTGTGTCTCCATCAGGACAGTGGCTTGCATCGg GTAGTGATGATGGCTCTGTCAAATTCTGGGAGGTGTGTTCGTCTCGATGTATGAAGACTGTTCAAGTGGGCGGAGCTGTTAAGAGTGTCGCATGGAACCCCAACCAATCTGTCTGCCTTGTGGCTGTTGCTCT GGACTCTGTAGTCTTGATCCTGTCTCCCTCTCTGGCAGACAGACAGGTCATCTCTGCATCAGAGCGACTCCTTACCAGTCAACAGGAAGAGGGGCCATCAGAAGGGTCAGAACCTGTTGTCTGGTCAGAGGTTGAGGGGGAGGAGCTAAACAAGGGGGTCCGCATTAAAATCCAACATCCCAAA GCTGTTCACCAGGTGACATGGCATGCTAAAGGAGACTACCTAGCATCGGTGATGCCAGACCATTCAAGCCACTTACAGGTGTTTATCCACCAAGTGAGCCGAAGGCGGAGCCAGAACCCTTTCAGGAAAAACAAAGGTCTAGTTCAGTCCGTGTCCTTCCACCCTATCAGGCCTTATTTCTTTGTAGCAACACAGCGCTCTGTTAGGATCTACAATCTTGTCAAACAGGAAATGACCAAAAAACTACAAGCCAACTCCAAGTGGATCTCCAGCATAGCCGTGCACCCAGGGG GTGATCATGTGATCAGTGGGAGCTATGACTGCAGGCTGAGCTGGTTTGACCTCGATCTGTCAACAAAACCATACAAGATGCTACG ACACCATAAAAAGGCCGTGAGGAGTGTAGCCTATCACAGAACTTACCCGCTGTTTGCCTCAGCATCTGATGATGGATCAGTTATTGTCTGTCATGGAACTGTTTACAA TGACCTGCTGCAAAACCCGCTGATAGTCCCAGTTAAAGTCCTCAGAGGCCACGCAATCACTCATGACCTTGGTGTTCTGGATGTGAAGTTTCATCCCACACAACCTTGGATCTTTTCCTCCGGAGCTGATGCCACCATCCGTCTCTTCACCTAA
- the hsf1 gene encoding heat shock factor protein 1 isoform X2 produces the protein MMEYPGGGVLNSGNVPAFLTKLWTLVEDPDTDPLICWSPSGTSFHVFDQGRFSKEVLPKFFKHNNMASFIRQLNMYGFRKVVHIEQGGLVKPEKDDTEFAHPFFIRGQEHLLENIKRKVTNVSSVRQEEVKICTEEVSKILSDVQLMKGKQETIDSRIITMKHENEALWREVASLRQKHTQQQKVVNKLIQFLVSLVQTNRIMGVKRKIPLMLNDSTSTHSMPKYSRPFTLEHLQSAASLFPADSPLNSGPIISDITEVSTSTPDGEICDWTDPGESQSVGIKEEPSSPEVEVCPVLEDEPPNVETPFSPTTFINSILQDEIQPAPVTSTTTTTASTTATPAASSIVVMSPSSTGFLPSAPVSQSPDLVAPPNSASASIPTTLQQKCQTIACIDRCELSDHVDSIDSSLENLQTILNSQTFSFDTSPVMEFFSSSSPSAEFDLESLDTLLSEEAPKENEGRSGKQLVQYTATPVQMSEPVSLADSGTDLPSLLELEGQPFFSTDTTTDDPTDVLLSHKQFDSNL, from the exons ATGATGGAGTATCCTGGAGGAGGTGTATTAAACAGCGGGAACGTCCCGGCCTTCCTAACGAAACTATGGACCCTGGTGGAAGACCCGGACACCGATCCGCTTATCTGCTGGAGCCCG AGTGGAACCAGCTTTCATGTGTTTGACCAAGGACGGTTCTCTAAAGAGGTTCTGCCAAAGTTCTTCAAGCACAACAACATGGCCAGCTTCATCCGACAGCTCAACATGT ATGGTTTCCGTAAGGTGGTTCACATTGAGCAAGGTGGTTTGGTGAAACCAGAGAAAGACGACACAGAGTTTGCGCACCCATTCTTTATTAGAGGACAAGAACACCTGCTGGAGAACATCAAACGCAAAGTCACCAAT GTGTCGTCAGTCCGACAGGAAGAAGTGAAGATCTGTACAGAGGAAGTGAGCAAGATTCTGAGCGACGTGCAGCTGATgaagggaaaacaggaaaccatTGACTCCAGAATCATCACTATGAAACA TGAGAACGAGGCTCTATGGAGGGAGGTGGCCAGTTTGAGACAGAAACATACTCAGCAACAAAAAGTCGTCAACAAG CTGATCCAGTTTTTGGTGTCCCTTGTCCAGACCAATAGGATCATGGGAGTCAAGCGGAAGAT TCCTCTGATGCTCAATGACTCCACCTCTACCCACTCTATGCCTAAATACAGCCGGCCCTTCACATTGGAGCATCTGCAG TCTGCAGCCAGTCTATTCCCAGCTGACTCCCCCCTGAATTCTGGGCCGATCATCTCTGACATTACAGAGGTTTCCACATCCACCCCAGATGGTGAAATCTGTGATTGGACTGACCCAGG AGAAAGCCAGTCAGTTGGTATTAAAGAAGAGCCGTCCAGTCCTGAAGTGGAGGTGTGTCCTGTTTTGGAGGATGAGCCTCCAAATGTAGAAACCCCCTTCtccccgaccaccttcatcaACTCCATCCTTCAGGATGAGATACAGCCAGCACCAGTTACGTCCACCACCACTACCACCGCCTCCACCACTGCCACCCCAGCAG CCAGCTCCATTGTTGTGATGAGCCCATCTTCTACTGGGTTCCTCCCGTCAGCCCCAGTCAGCCAATCACCTGACCTTGTTGCCCCCCCAAACTCTGCCTCAGCCTCCATCCCCACCACACTTCAACAGAAATGTCAAACCATCGCCTGTATTGACAG gtgTGAACTTTCTGATCATGTTGACAGCATTGACAGCAGCTTGGAAAACCTACAGACTATTTTGAACTCGCAAACTTTCTCCTTCGACACATCTCCAGTAATGGAA TTTTTCAGTTCGTCCAGTCCCTCTGCAGAGTTTGACCTTGAAAGTTTGGACACT CTGCTGTCTGAAGAAGCcccaaaagaaaatgaaggcCGTTCAG GGAAGCAGCTGGTGCAGTACACAGCCACACCTGTCCAAATGTCTGAACCAGTCAGCCTGGCGGATAGTGGCACTGACCTGCCATCCCTGCTGGAGTTGGAGGGACAGCCTTTCTTCAGCACTGACACGACCACTGATGATCCAACCGACGTCCTGCTGAGCCACAAGCAATTTGACTCTAACCTCTGA
- the si:ch211-80h18.1 gene encoding uncharacterized protein si:ch211-80h18.1 yields MKGSDGVDSESNGNGQKLLNGGGGGAGADSHTGVLQSFGGGDSHLDYTGIIDPASHDYLLGLIGAGGLVHPFGTDGHVDFPGHMTLPTHMDSTVIGSGVTAAPSAEQSILDSPADVAHHTSISTDQSASDSSSLSLGPDQSLSSFVSGSSYSAGASSSSSNYAVHSEHTDGADSPDMNGNGRQSLLTDMNGAVTDGQVSLSDHHTLSLQTDLTGGAESVTSLHMDLTAAGLAHGHDVTESSPMILHTESVDGVTHTQSPVSGVYAHTDLVTVTAESTVTDTVPADPTGSPLNFSHSPVTDHTQMAGSVTEQYNPSGQGPEGA; encoded by the exons GTTCTGATGGAGTCGACTCAGAGTCCAATG GTAATGGACAGAAGCTGCTGAatggaggagggggaggggctGGAGCTGACAGTCATACAG GTGTTTTGCAATCATTTGGGGGTGGAGATTCACACCTCGATTATACAG GAATCATTGATCCAGCCAGCCATGATTACCTTCTTGGCCTTATAG GTGCTGGTGGATTGGTTCATCCTTTTGGTACAGATGGTCATGTCGATTTCCCAG gtcacatgaccttgCCCACTCACATGGACTCCACAG TAATTGGCTCAGGAGTGACAGCAGCTCCTTCTGCAGAACAGAGCATTCTGGACTCACCTGCAG ATGTTGCTCATCATACTTCCATCAGCACTgaccagtcagcatcagacagtTCCTCACTAAGTTTAGGGCCTGACCAATCCCTGTCTAGCTTTGTCTCAGGCTCCTCCTACTCTGCAG GtgcatcatcatcgtcatcaaaCTATGCAGTTCACAGTGAACATACAG ATGGAGCCGACTCACCTGATATGaatg gGAATGGTCGGCAGTCTCTGTTGACAGACATGAACGGAG CAGTGACGGACGGGCAGGTTTCCCTCAGTGATCATCACACCCTGAGCCTGCAGACTGATCTCACAG GTGGAGCAGAGTCAGTGACCAGTCTTCACATGGACCTCACAG CTGCAGGTCTTGCTCATGGCCATGATGTCACAG AGTCATCACCCATGATTCTTCACACAGAGTCTGTAGATGGcgtcacacacactcagagccCAG tttcaggTGTTTACGCCCACACAGACCTGGTTACTGTAACAGCGGAGTCCACAGTTACAGACACAG ttCCAGCAGATCCAACAGGGAGTCCTTTAAACTTCA GTCATTCACCAGTCACAGATCACACACAGATGGCTG GTTCCGTCACTGAACAGTACAACCCATCTGGTCAGGGTCCTGAAGGTGCGTAA